The Branchiostoma floridae strain S238N-H82 unplaced genomic scaffold, Bfl_VNyyK Sc7u5tJ_1551, whole genome shotgun sequence genome window below encodes:
- the LOC118408073 gene encoding uncharacterized protein LOC118408073 produces the protein MKTFLVAVVALLAAAAWAADPPNVEVKEVNNKCVWTMRTPVPDAKAGGCPATFPNKGKLDTFAQLSKDMTAGMTKMVEDTKLASSPLANRVTQAMIERMEIDQDVIEVTAAIQEVDTSNKLLAQRATKLASEIGALNSKATSLQAAVNKLLA, from the exons ATGAAGACTTTTTTAGTCGCAGTCGTGGCGCTACTCGCCGCCGCGGCCTGGGCTGCGGACCCGCCGAATGTGGAGGTGAAGGAAGTCAACAACAAGTGCGTCTGGACTATGAGAACTCCCGTTCCTGATGCAAAAGCAGGAG gttgCCCGGCCACCTTCCCTAACAAGGGGAAGCTGGATACCTTCGCCCAACTCAGCAAGGACATGACCGCCGGCATGACAAAGATGGTGGAAGACACGAAACTGGCCTCCTCACCTCTAGCAAACCGCGTCACACAGGCCATGATTGAGAG AATGGAGATCGACCAGGACGTGATCGAAGTGACTGCAGCCATCCAGGAAGTCGACACTTCCAACAAACTCCTGGCTCAGAGGGCCACCAAACTAGCCTCGGAGATAGGAGCTCTAAATTCGAAG gCGACTTCTCTTCAAGCTGCGGTCAACAAGTTGTTGGCATAA